The genomic region CGAGCCGTTTTGAACTGCAGTTTTCTTGGCCGGTTTGCATATTCTTATGAACTATTGATATTCAAGGGAGATAACCATTGGCGGTGACAGACTGTTTTTGCGGATGTTTTTTCATTTTCAAGTACTGTTTTTACGGGATTTGTTGTTAAAAAAAGAGTACTGACAACGAAATCCTTTAATCAGGAGAGTGAATAGTGTACTGAAATGGCGAAAAAGGCGAGTAAGAAAATCGAGGCTGAACCGCTGAAGTTGTTTTATATTTTTTACAACCAGGAACGCTGGGACAACTGGTTAAAATCCCTCAAAGAAGCGAGTTTTGAATCTGACCCCAAGAGTGAAGAGTTGCCCGAAGGATTCCGGATACTTGACGGATTCTCAGTCGACATCACTGTTTCTGTCTTAAAGATCATCAAGCTCTACCAGAACAAGCGGTATACCTTTGAAGAGGCAGTTGACAAACTCTCGCAGGTCGAGGCAATCGTCATGTCCCCTGCTCCCGAAGGTGAGCTTGGTGAGCTTGTGGAGCTTCTCCAGCTCCCCAAACTGGCGCTCTTTGCATCCTGCCGGCTCTATCTTGCCGGGGGTTTTGACAAGGACATCAAGACACTGGTCAAGAAAGGCAAGGCTGAAGTAGAGAAGGACATGGAAAAAGCGCTTGAAACGGTATCAAATATCGGTGCCGCTGTTATCGACGGCGCAACCTGCTGCAGCAAATATGTCAAAGACGATGTTGAACAGACCACGCTTTTTGATGAATGGCTGATCGAGTGCGAGCGGATGGGCGAAGCAATGACTTCGTTAAAGAACTTTGATGAGACAACAGGAGACGAGGATTGATCGCTGACCGGGCACGGTTCCGGAATGCAAAAAAAATTGAGCGGCTCACCGGCTATCGCCTTCCTGAGCTTGCATTTTCCGGCACCATGCTCGAAGCACTCTGTTCGCGCCTGGATTATGATTCACTTGACTATGGCGTGAGAGACCAGATCCTTGCTTTTTTTAACGATTTTCTCCGCTGCACCTGTAAGGATTCCCCCCTCTGCGGCTGCCCGGAAAAAAAGTTCTCGAAAAAAGTCATTGAGCTCCGCGAGAACGGGCTCGATCACCGGCAGATCGCCGTTTTCCTGCAGGACGAGTACGGAATAGAAGTATTTCCCGCAGATATTCTCTCATTTCTCGAAGAGTCCGTGCATGTACTCGAAGCAATGTCGGATGTTGCACGATTGCAGGGACAAGCCGATCTGGCGAAAAAAACCGATGAACATATACGGCTCATTGAACGGTAATTTCTCTGTTGCGGGTATAACTCTTAAGAACTCATTACCCCACCCATGCAATTTTAATTCCCAGATAATTAAAAAAAAACGGGTAAATAATCCCCCTATCGTTAGTTTTTTTTAAAATAGTAATATACCGAATCGCTACACTTACCGTATTTTATCTGCTGCCCGCTCCGCAAGGTGCAAAAATGCCGGGTATGTTGCGGGAGTTCCTTCGAATGAGAATACCTCATATTTGCCGGATTTTACAAACCCGATTACATAGAAGTATGTTTCTGCTCCCGTCGTACTCGTAGTCGTAACCTTTATGGCAAAACTTTTTTCTCCCAGATTCGGGTCGGGAAGGAGCAGTGCAGTTATATCAGTGCTCTTTATGTCAGTAAAGGACCTCTTGTGTTCCTCCAGCATCGCAGAAGCATTTGCCTCATCGAAGATCATGATATCCTGCTCCATTACCTTCGATTTATCCGTGAGCGGGATTGCATCTGCATACAGGGTGCGATGTCCCCGCTGCCATCCAAAATTTCTCATAGTGCCGGTGACATCCGATGCCTGCATAGGTCCGTCAGCTGCCCGTACCAATCCTTGGGGCAGATCTTCTGGAGAGAGCAACAGGTGATCAAACTCCGTACCCGTTTTTAGCGAAGCGGATTGTTGCGCAGGTGATGAAGATGGTGAAGTACAACCTGATAAAAAAATTGCTGTTATAACAAGAAGAGCAACTATTGTGATCCCGGTCTTTTTCATGACAATTTTTGTGTTGGATAAAATAATGAATCTTGTCAAAATAACGTTTTTGAAGATACGTCAACCGGGGTTAACAATGAAAAGTTTCAAAACAGCAATGCGAGGGATGGGATTCGAACCCAAGAACTCCTACGAGACTAGGCCCTCAACCTAGCGCCTTTGACCTGGCTTGGCTACCCTCGCTTTTGTGCCATAACAAAGAGGTTGTCCATCTAAAAGAATGTTATGTTCGGTAAGCGTCTGATCGCCCGGAATAACCGGAGATTTGGATTGGTTTTTTGTGCGATTACAAATTATTGCGGTTGGCCGGGCCTTGAAAAAATTTCATGTACCTTGATGACTCCGGATTTACATAGATGTATATTTATATGCGTCATACCCAGTGGTGAGTATGTGGTCTGATATCATCAGTGAATTTGCTGATTCGCCTTCACAGAGCCGGGTGGTGCGGTTCCTTCTTGAAAACGGTTTTGGGGTGACAGAGGATGGCCGGATCAGCTGCAATGGTATCGAGATGCCGGCAACGGCTGTCGCAAAAGCGATCGGATCAGACCGTCGGGTGGTAGATTCAACAGCTCGACGCATTCTTGAGCGCCCGTTACTCAGGGATATTTTTCTGAATATGCGGGCTACTCCGGACCTGAGCAGGGTTGCCGAATCACTCGGGTTTACCGTAATTGTCGTGCTTCCCAAGAATGCCAATGAGCGCGGGATTGTCGGGGCTGCTGTACGCGTACTTTCCGATCACCTTCTTTCCATACGGCAGATATTTGTCACCGATCCGCAATTTTCCGAGGAACCGAAACTGGTGATCATCGTTGAAGAACCCCTGCCTCTGGGCGTTATTGAGCAGATCCGGGCACTGCCGCAGGTAAAACAGGTTATCATATAAGCCGCACAGGGCAATAAAAGAAAAACCGTTTAATTTTTTTATTTGCAGAGAAGTTCGACTTCAGTTGCAAGCTGGTACATCCTCTCTCTTACCTTCCGGGGAAGGTGAGATGCCTGACTGATACTCTGCTCAATACTCATCCTCCGGGAACCGGCACACAGGTTGTCAGCATGGCAGACAATCTTCTCTTCAATGGTTCCAGGCATGCAATCCCGTGGAATCAATCCCAGCAGTGAACATTCGTCAGCTGTCAGTCCTGCACCGGTATGACACTCAACGATACGGGCAACTTTTTCAGAAAAACCTTTGGCCCGCAGGAGATCTGCACCCTGCTGTGCATGTGCAATCGTGTGGGTGCTACCCCGTCCGATATCATGCAGCATGGCACCTGCCTGTACCAAAGAAAAATCAATCGAGGGATTGTGCTGTGCGTATTCACACGCACAATCTGTCACTGCCCTGCAGTGGGCAATGACTTTTTCGCTGCACCCGGCATCGCGCAGCATTTTTTCATAGTTTTCTCTTGTCTGATCAGGCATGGCCGAGCGACTTTTTGATTGAGTCGATGCGATGCTTGAGCGATTTTAAGAGCATCTCATTGTCAAAATGTCCCATCGGCTGATCACATGCAGGGCATTTGAAATCACTGTTCATCGCAAGGGGAAAGGTAAATATGAGGTGGCAATCCTTGCAGATGAAAAAGTCGTTCTCTTCTTCGTACTTCTCGCGGCGCGAGAGTTTTTCCAGCACGAGTCCCATATCCTCGCGGATAGCATCAAAGATATGATCGGGGCGCAGCTGCCAGAGGTAAGTAAGCCAGCCGGTCTCATTATTCTTGATACGGTGATATTCGGCCAGACGCTTTTCATACAGGGTGTAGAGCGTGTGCCGCACGGTATTTAAGTTGATACCCGTACTTGCAGCAAGATCTTCATCGCTGTGTTCGCCTTCTTTGGGGAAGCGTTCAAGAAGATTGAGCCCTTCATCGCCAACCAGCCTATGAAGATATGCCCGTACTGCCGGATCACCAAGCACGTCGTTTGCAGGAACCATCACCGTATGTATTGTTTAACGGTGCTAATATGTTTATCCAGCAAGGCACATGCTGTATCACGAGTCTCTCCCCAGCCATATACACTCACAATCGCCTGTCCTGCTTCGAATGTTGCACCCGGGTGAGGGATATCTGCAATATACGATCGCAGGTGTTTGAGATCGGCTTTTACGGTACAATTCCTGTCAGCAAACAGGATGCTGCGTACGGCAACCTGTTTTATTGAAGGAGAAACAGGTGGAAGGAAACCCGCGCATGCAGCGACATGGTACTGGAAAAGATTGCACCCATGCGCCCGCTCCACTGTATCTACGGTCCCCTGGAAACGGGGATTTATCTCAATTGCATGCAGCCCCTCAGCGCCGATTACAAAATCAATGCCTATGGTGCCGATGCAGCCACTCGCGGCTGCAACCTGTTCGGCCATCTCCATCATCTGCCCGGAAAGCGGGTGATCGAACGGTGTAACGGACCCGCAGAAACCAAACGAGGATTCGCCATTGCCACGGAGGATCTGTTCATTTGATGCGATTGCCCGTGCCCGTGTGCCGTCCGTAACGCAGCACACGCTTGCCGGAATCCCGGTAATCATTTCCTGCCGGATATATTCTGCATCCGGGTAGAGGAGTTCCCAGGCTTTTTGTTCAGCAGCAGTGGTGACAACTGCATTGCGCCATCCTCCGGCACCACGCCGGGGTTTGACCATGGCAGGATATTCATCGTCATTGAGAAGCCGGGGAACCGGTATGTTATTCAATTCGAAGAAATGCTGGATATCCAGTTTATCCATGAAACGTGCCACATGTTCCCTGGGAGTGCCGCAGAGTGGAATCGAACTGGGAAGTTCCTCAGCGCCGGACGTGACCACAAGCAGATCAAACGAATGTCGGTGACTCATCTGATCCATCGCATCAGGGAGATCAGCAAGATCTTCGAATCGTATCCGGTCTTTTGTGTACCAGGAAAGGTCCTGATCGCAGAAATGATCCACAGCGCAGACTTCATAGCCTGCATGGAATGCGGATTGCGCTACATGGCGTGTTGCAAAACCTGCGACCAGTACCCTGCCTTTCACCGTTCCACCGTCTGTTTCCCCACGCGCGTCGGGATAATCTGGATCTGTGCGCCGGGAAATTCGCAGGCAAACTCTTTTCCTAAGAAGAGGTTATCGAGAAAGAGTGCCAGGCTCGAAATCTCAGAATGGGGCTGGCCGGTAACGGCTACATTGTAATCCGCAAGGCCGTAGATATCTCCAGGTACTTTTTCGGCACCTACGATGACGAGGATCTTGTTGTGAGGCCTGATTTCTCCGATCACATCGGGCAGGTTGAGGCCGTACATGGTGAGGTGAACAACGACACCACCCTGCGCCTTCCATTCCTTGATACAGGTGCGCCACTTCACATTATCCTGGCAGAAGAACTCACCGCCCCAGCGTTCAACCACATCGCCGATACTCTCCACCACACCCTTGTCGGCAGCGGCAAGATACATGCCTTTTGCACCCAGCGCCCGTGCTGTAAGGCCTACATGCGTAGTCACCCGCTGGTCGCGTTCGGGGCGGTGGCCGATGCGGAGGATGGCAACTTCGTGTTCAGTCATGTTATCGTTTCTTCTCCTTTATCACGCCGTTTTCCAGAACAAACGGGAGATCATCAGAATACTTTACCTGGGTTTTTATGAGGGATTCACCGAAGCTGAGCGCCCGTACCGAATATTCAGTCCGCTCGATCAGGAATGCCCGCTGGAGGCGGACCAGTGAGGACTCGATAGTTGTTGCATCAAGTCCGCTTGCGGCAGCCAGATTTCCTGTCATAACCGAAGGTTCCCGGGCAATGATATGGTAGATTATCCAGTCGATATCCTCATCTTTCACCTTTACTCATTCCCCATAATGGAGAATAAGCATTGTGTCAGATCTCTTATTGCAGGGTCACCGGTACGGGATATTTTATGCGTCCGCATCCAATAACTGCTCATGAGTGAGAAAGAGGCAGGCATCCCGTTTTCCCAGCTCGTTGCTATTGCGGATCGCCTGCTGGAAGATGCTGATGATGATATGGCACTGCTTGCCCGGGGCATAGATGCGCTCGATCAACTTGTGCGGGACGAACTTTTAGTATCAGATCAGCTGAATGCGTACCAGGTTTTTTATTATTTTTTCCGCATTGAACCGGATATGCTGGTACAGGAACGACTCGACCTTGAACCGGCATCTGCCCTTCGCGGGGGTCTTATGGTCGAAGAAACAGATCTCCTGGAAATGTTTTTTGGCATCCGGGAAGGAAAACCCATCATCGTTATCAGCGATGGCGATAAGGTAGTGGCCACGTTCTCCGGTAAATCCGCGTACGGGCAGGGCAAGACATTTCTGGAGAGCCCGGAATACCGGTGACCGGAGCCGGACGGATTTCTGGTTATCTGCCGTGTTTTCCGGAATAATTTTTTTGTATAATGGCGGGTATCTTTTTACCCGTACGGGTCCCGTTGAATGAAGGGGAATTTATAACCGGCATATTAAAAATATTTGATATAGTGCGATGGTTCCCCCGCTGTTTATCTTGAATGTCTATAATCTGAACCCGGAAAAGTGCGCTGACAGGCTCTTTTGGGTTGTGACCTAATCTACAACTGAACATGATGAGACAAAAATTCTCCCCAAGTCCATGGATGATCCGCAATTTTATCGATCATTGCCGGGGTCTTCTGATCTCATTTCAAGTCGATGAAATTATTCATAAACTGAAACATATTCAACGTATTGATACACGAGGAGGCTGATTTGGAAAATGATGCAGTCATGAGCGGTTTTTAAAAAATCATTTTTTTTGGGATCAAGAAAAAGTGTCGAATTGGCAGTCACACCCTTCGCGGGTGTGCGGATTGAAATCGGGAAATCTCGGTCACTCATCCATAATTTCTCCCTTGTCAGAAATATGGTTTCAGGGTGCCCATCCCCTGAGCTCAAATAAGCCCGTTTCAGGCTCCGTTTACACAATTCCTGTACCGGAAAACCCCGAAAAACCCTCCGTTTCGGCCTCTGTGGAAAATCCGCGCATTTCACGCCCTGTTTGCCAAAATAATGGCGGAAACGCCCTCTCTCAAAGCCTGCCAAGGGCCTTAAAATCGAGGCAATTTTCGCTATGTAGTTTACTCCATCCGGCACCCGAAAAGGCTGCCGGGATGCGAATGGGAGACTCTTTTTTTCCGGGGGGATTTTTTAAAAATCGTGTGCGTAAAAAATTGATCTCCCTCTTCATGACTCCTTTACCGCTGGTATGTACATTTCAAGGGATTGGATCATGAGCT from Methanoregula sp. harbors:
- a CDS encoding DUF2150 family protein — encoded protein: MAKKASKKIEAEPLKLFYIFYNQERWDNWLKSLKEASFESDPKSEELPEGFRILDGFSVDITVSVLKIIKLYQNKRYTFEEAVDKLSQVEAIVMSPAPEGELGELVELLQLPKLALFASCRLYLAGGFDKDIKTLVKKGKAEVEKDMEKALETVSNIGAAVIDGATCCSKYVKDDVEQTTLFDEWLIECERMGEAMTSLKNFDETTGDED
- a CDS encoding DUF5814 domain-containing protein, with the translated sequence MIADRARFRNAKKIERLTGYRLPELAFSGTMLEALCSRLDYDSLDYGVRDQILAFFNDFLRCTCKDSPLCGCPEKKFSKKVIELRENGLDHRQIAVFLQDEYGIEVFPADILSFLEESVHVLEAMSDVARLQGQADLAKKTDEHIRLIER
- a CDS encoding regulator of amino acid metabolism, contains ACT domain protein, whose protein sequence is MWSDIISEFADSPSQSRVVRFLLENGFGVTEDGRISCNGIEMPATAVAKAIGSDRRVVDSTARRILERPLLRDIFLNMRATPDLSRVAESLGFTVIVVLPKNANERGIVGAAVRVLSDHLLSIRQIFVTDPQFSEEPKLVIIVEEPLPLGVIEQIRALPQVKQVII
- a CDS encoding HD domain-containing protein, whose product is MLRDAGCSEKVIAHCRAVTDCACEYAQHNPSIDFSLVQAGAMLHDIGRGSTHTIAHAQQGADLLRAKGFSEKVARIVECHTGAGLTADECSLLGLIPRDCMPGTIEEKIVCHADNLCAGSRRMSIEQSISQASHLPRKVRERMYQLATEVELLCK
- a CDS encoding transcription factor, which produces MVPANDVLGDPAVRAYLHRLVGDEGLNLLERFPKEGEHSDEDLAASTGINLNTVRHTLYTLYEKRLAEYHRIKNNETGWLTYLWQLRPDHIFDAIREDMGLVLEKLSRREKYEEENDFFICKDCHLIFTFPLAMNSDFKCPACDQPMGHFDNEMLLKSLKHRIDSIKKSLGHA
- a CDS encoding ATP-grasp domain-containing protein, with the translated sequence MKGRVLVAGFATRHVAQSAFHAGYEVCAVDHFCDQDLSWYTKDRIRFEDLADLPDAMDQMSHRHSFDLLVVTSGAEELPSSIPLCGTPREHVARFMDKLDIQHFFELNNIPVPRLLNDDEYPAMVKPRRGAGGWRNAVVTTAAEQKAWELLYPDAEYIRQEMITGIPASVCCVTDGTRARAIASNEQILRGNGESSFGFCGSVTPFDHPLSGQMMEMAEQVAAASGCIGTIGIDFVIGAEGLHAIEINPRFQGTVDTVERAHGCNLFQYHVAACAGFLPPVSPSIKQVAVRSILFADRNCTVKADLKHLRSYIADIPHPGATFEAGQAIVSVYGWGETRDTACALLDKHISTVKQYIR
- a CDS encoding tRNA (cytidine(56)-2'-O)-methyltransferase, with the protein product MTEHEVAILRIGHRPERDQRVTTHVGLTARALGAKGMYLAAADKGVVESIGDVVERWGGEFFCQDNVKWRTCIKEWKAQGGVVVHLTMYGLNLPDVIGEIRPHNKILVIVGAEKVPGDIYGLADYNVAVTGQPHSEISSLALFLDNLFLGKEFACEFPGAQIQIIPTRVGKQTVER
- a CDS encoding MarR family transcriptional regulator → MKDEDIDWIIYHIIAREPSVMTGNLAAASGLDATTIESSLVRLQRAFLIERTEYSVRALSFGESLIKTQVKYSDDLPFVLENGVIKEKKR